Proteins encoded within one genomic window of Amycolatopsis sp. 2-15:
- a CDS encoding CoA-binding protein, whose amino-acid sequence MTAIENSPGDLGPLLSPASVAIIGASATPDIISGLPQRILAQHGYPGAVYPVNPRYDAIDGLRCYPGIEAVPGPVDVALVVVNAERVNGVVAECGRAGVPFVVIISSGFAEQSDGGQRQRELRALCDRFPDMRVLGPNAEGTMNVVDTIPLGFSPTINYDRGLDRLIAGDVAVVAQSGGLGFALFNDGLGRGLGFSHVVSTGNEVDLDLADVAAHLVDDPATRVLLLFVEGLAAPERLAKIGLAARARGKLVILAKVGGTAAGRRAALAHTAHDPGDAAEFARAVREGGIVPAADQEELVDLAMVFSRTRAPAGRRIGVVTTSGGAGTWLADDLVLAGLDLPVLSDSLQTRLRALIPAYGSPVNPVDTTAQVLSRGGVSPVLRLLADSGDVDVLVLVATLADAKQLEREAEELTALAARVPLVVYSYTRPSPRSMQLAEELGIACFTSGRRTAAAVAALTRAFTAGG is encoded by the coding sequence GTGACCGCGATCGAGAACTCGCCAGGAGACCTGGGCCCGCTGCTGAGCCCGGCCTCGGTCGCGATCATCGGCGCGTCGGCGACTCCGGACATCATTTCCGGCCTGCCGCAACGGATCCTGGCCCAGCACGGCTACCCCGGCGCGGTGTACCCGGTGAACCCCCGCTATGACGCCATCGACGGTCTGCGCTGCTACCCCGGCATCGAGGCGGTCCCGGGACCGGTGGACGTCGCGCTGGTCGTGGTGAACGCCGAACGCGTCAACGGCGTCGTCGCCGAGTGCGGGCGCGCGGGCGTGCCGTTCGTGGTGATCATCAGCTCCGGGTTCGCCGAGCAGTCCGACGGCGGGCAGCGCCAGCGCGAGCTGCGCGCGCTGTGCGACCGGTTCCCGGACATGCGGGTGCTGGGACCGAACGCCGAGGGGACGATGAACGTCGTCGACACGATCCCGCTCGGGTTCAGCCCGACGATCAACTACGACCGCGGGCTCGACCGGCTGATCGCCGGCGACGTCGCGGTGGTCGCCCAGAGCGGCGGACTGGGGTTCGCGTTGTTCAACGACGGCCTCGGGCGCGGGCTCGGGTTCAGCCACGTGGTCAGCACCGGCAACGAGGTCGACCTGGACCTGGCCGACGTCGCCGCCCACCTGGTGGACGACCCGGCGACGCGGGTGCTGCTGCTGTTCGTCGAAGGCCTGGCCGCCCCGGAACGGCTGGCGAAGATCGGGCTGGCCGCACGGGCCCGGGGCAAACTCGTGATCTTGGCGAAGGTCGGCGGCACCGCCGCCGGGCGCCGCGCCGCGCTCGCCCACACCGCGCACGACCCGGGCGACGCGGCCGAATTCGCCCGGGCGGTGCGCGAAGGCGGGATCGTGCCGGCCGCCGACCAGGAAGAGCTGGTGGACCTGGCCATGGTGTTCTCGCGGACGCGGGCCCCGGCGGGCCGCCGGATCGGGGTGGTGACGACCTCGGGCGGGGCGGGCACCTGGCTCGCCGACGACCTGGTCCTGGCGGGCCTGGACCTGCCCGTGCTCAGCGACAGCCTGCAGACCCGGCTGCGGGCACTGATCCCGGCCTACGGCAGCCCGGTGAACCCCGTGGACACCACCGCCCAGGTGCTCAGCCGCGGCGGGGTGTCCCCGGTGCTGCGCCTGCTCGCCGACAGCGGCGATGTCGACGTGCTGGTTCTGGTCGCCACCCTCGCCGACGCCAAGCAGCTCGAACGGGAGGCCGAGGAACTGACCGCGCTGGCGGCTCGGGTGCCGCTGGTGGTCTACAGCTACACCCGTCCCTCCCCTCGCAGCATGCAGCTGGCCGAGGAGCTCGGGATCGCGTGTTTCACCAGCGGCCGCCGGACCGCCGCGGCGGTGGCCGCGCTGACCCGCGCGTTCACCGCCGGAGGTTGA
- a CDS encoding acyl-CoA dehydrogenase family protein, giving the protein MPFQGFDLPEDLKMLSDTIAEFVRGEIVPAESAVSGDERAIPAEQLAVLQKKARDAGFWCLEAPKEFGGGGLSTFEGTVLTEQMAKHRYSFPSPGGGVFGIEPPVVLYKGSPHQIEKYVVPTIENSWSAFTAISEPTGGSDPARAIRTTATRDGDTYRINGRKLWTTGADSARYGIVYARTDRAAGRKGISALIVDGGTPGMNVTGVPVLRDHWTTEVRFDDVVVPAENLVGEEGQGFGLAQQWLVRGRLRYAAQAVGVAEEAVRIATEWAKSRETFGALLATRQAVQFAIADARVRINAARHLTWEAAWEADQGRDARTKASIAKLYGTETGFAVVDAMMQILGGMGMTKDLPLEHWFRGLRVARVVEGPSEIHRFLIARDILGGAALGRTS; this is encoded by the coding sequence TTGCCGTTCCAAGGTTTCGACCTGCCGGAAGACCTCAAGATGCTGTCGGACACGATCGCCGAGTTCGTTCGCGGTGAAATCGTGCCCGCCGAGTCGGCCGTGTCGGGCGACGAGCGCGCGATCCCGGCCGAGCAGCTGGCGGTGTTGCAGAAGAAGGCGCGAGACGCCGGATTCTGGTGCCTGGAAGCGCCGAAGGAATTCGGTGGCGGCGGGCTGAGCACGTTCGAGGGCACGGTGCTGACCGAGCAGATGGCCAAGCACCGCTACAGCTTCCCGTCCCCGGGCGGCGGTGTGTTCGGGATCGAGCCGCCGGTGGTGCTGTACAAGGGCAGCCCGCACCAGATCGAGAAGTACGTGGTGCCCACGATCGAAAACTCCTGGTCCGCCTTCACCGCGATCAGCGAGCCGACGGGCGGCTCGGACCCCGCCCGCGCGATCCGCACCACCGCGACGCGCGACGGCGACACCTACCGCATCAACGGACGCAAGCTCTGGACCACCGGCGCGGACTCCGCCCGCTACGGCATCGTCTACGCCCGCACCGACCGCGCCGCCGGGCGCAAGGGAATCAGCGCGCTCATCGTCGACGGCGGCACCCCGGGGATGAACGTCACCGGCGTGCCCGTGCTGCGCGATCACTGGACCACCGAAGTGCGCTTCGACGACGTGGTCGTGCCCGCGGAGAACCTCGTCGGCGAGGAAGGCCAGGGATTCGGGCTGGCGCAACAGTGGCTGGTGCGGGGCAGGCTGCGCTACGCGGCGCAGGCCGTGGGCGTCGCCGAGGAAGCGGTGCGCATCGCGACCGAGTGGGCGAAGTCCCGCGAAACGTTCGGCGCGCTACTGGCGACCCGCCAGGCTGTGCAGTTCGCCATCGCCGACGCGCGAGTGCGGATCAACGCCGCCCGCCACCTGACCTGGGAGGCGGCCTGGGAGGCCGACCAAGGCCGCGACGCGCGGACGAAGGCGTCGATCGCCAAGCTCTACGGCACCGAGACCGGGTTCGCCGTGGTGGACGCGATGATGCAGATCCTGGGCGGCATGGGCATGACCAAGGACTTGCCGCTGGAGCACTGGTTCCGCGGGCTGCGGGTGGCCAGGGTCGTGGAGGGGCCAAGTGAGATCCACCGGTTCCTCATCGCGCGCGACATCCTCGGCGGTGCCGCCCTGGGGCGCACCTCGTGA
- a CDS encoding oxidoreductase: MTNETPGRVWLISGCSSGFGRELVRAALAAGDRVMATARRPETLADLAAAGGDRVSTAAMDVTDPASIRAAVEATLAVFGRIDVLVNNAGVSVIGAVEETPVEYLRSMFDVNYFGAVELTQAVLPVMREQGNGTIVVMSSIGGLITFPGLSGYNATKHALKSLGEALSLELTPLGIRVVVVEPGMFRTQFSTSLQWTPENPAYHATSGELRKMVKSVVGQEPNDPAKGAAAIVKVLESENPPLHFLLGEDALDGLHQHHEALLADVTTWESLSRSTTIS, from the coding sequence ATGACGAACGAAACACCGGGGCGCGTCTGGCTGATCTCGGGCTGCTCGAGCGGCTTCGGCCGGGAGCTCGTGCGGGCCGCGCTGGCCGCTGGTGACCGCGTGATGGCCACCGCGCGCCGTCCGGAGACTCTCGCCGACCTGGCTGCGGCCGGGGGCGACCGGGTCAGCACGGCGGCGATGGACGTCACGGACCCGGCGTCCATCCGGGCCGCGGTCGAGGCGACGCTGGCCGTGTTCGGCCGCATCGACGTGCTGGTCAACAACGCCGGGGTCAGCGTGATCGGTGCCGTCGAGGAAACCCCGGTCGAGTACTTGCGCAGCATGTTCGACGTCAACTACTTCGGTGCGGTGGAGCTGACTCAGGCCGTCCTCCCCGTGATGCGCGAGCAGGGGAACGGCACGATCGTGGTCATGAGCTCCATCGGTGGGCTGATCACCTTCCCGGGCCTGAGCGGCTACAACGCCACCAAGCACGCGCTCAAGTCTCTGGGCGAGGCGCTGTCGCTCGAACTGACCCCTCTCGGCATCCGGGTCGTGGTGGTGGAACCGGGGATGTTCCGCACCCAGTTCAGCACCAGTCTGCAGTGGACCCCCGAGAACCCCGCGTACCACGCGACCTCGGGCGAGCTGCGGAAGATGGTCAAGAGCGTCGTGGGCCAGGAGCCCAACGACCCGGCCAAGGGCGCCGCGGCGATCGTCAAGGTCCTCGAATCCGAGAACCCGCCGTTGCACTTCCTCCTCGGAGAAGACGCGCTCGACGGCCTGCACCAGCACCACGAGGCACTGCTGGCCGATGTCACCACGTGGGAGTCGCTCAGCCGGTCGACGACGATTTCCTGA